The following proteins come from a genomic window of Mammaliicoccus sp. Marseille-Q6498:
- the dxs gene encoding 1-deoxy-D-xylulose-5-phosphate synthase, with translation MDVSKIQNPSFIKGMSNTELEQLSEEIRKFLIETCSITGGHIGANLGVVELTLSLHKHFNSPTDKIIWDVGHQAYIHKILTGRGHEFNSLRQYKGLCGFPKMRESEHDVWEAGHSSTSLSAAMGMAKARDILGGSNHVVPVIGDGALTGGMALEALNHIGHDKTNLTIILNDNEMSIAPNVGAMHNMFGRIRTNHNYNRFKFDAESFISRLPGGDKLRDSADKIKDSLKYLVVDGIFFEELGIKYIGPVDGHNFKELDEAICASKQINKPVIIHVVTKKGKGYKPAEIDTIGTWHGLGPYKLETGEVIKGKTEGPAWSALMSDEVLSYAKKDKHIVAITPAMPVGSKLTKFQQELPEQFFDVGIAEQHAVTMAAGLATQGMKPYVAIYSTFMQRAYDQLLHDVDRQNLNVLFGVDRSGLVGADGETHQGVFDIGFLSQFPNFTIMMPKDGDEAKEMVKTAFETDHGPMAIRYPRGNAPSLDESKQHEILEIGSWTKEREGIDISLISYGPTVELITEVADDLLKEGINANVINARFIKPMDEEMLHELGQLNKPILTVEESMLTSGLGSKIATFIKDNDYNNKLRRIGINDEYIEHGDVNLLLEDIGISAANIKALAKSLIDNQK, from the coding sequence ATGGATGTTTCAAAAATACAAAATCCATCCTTTATAAAAGGAATGTCTAATACTGAACTTGAACAATTAAGTGAAGAGATTAGAAAGTTCTTAATTGAAACTTGTTCAATTACAGGTGGACATATTGGAGCAAATTTAGGTGTAGTAGAGTTAACGCTAAGCTTGCATAAACATTTTAATAGTCCAACAGATAAAATTATTTGGGATGTAGGGCATCAAGCATATATTCATAAAATATTAACTGGTAGAGGACATGAGTTTAATTCATTAAGACAATATAAAGGCTTATGTGGATTTCCTAAAATGCGAGAATCAGAACATGATGTATGGGAAGCTGGACATAGTTCTACTTCTTTATCTGCAGCTATGGGGATGGCTAAAGCTCGTGATATTTTAGGTGGATCTAATCATGTTGTTCCAGTTATAGGTGATGGTGCATTAACAGGTGGTATGGCACTTGAAGCACTTAATCATATCGGACATGATAAAACAAATCTAACAATTATTCTAAATGACAATGAAATGAGTATCGCACCTAATGTAGGTGCAATGCACAATATGTTTGGACGAATTAGAACAAACCATAATTATAATAGATTTAAATTTGATGCAGAAAGCTTCATTAGTAGATTGCCTGGTGGCGATAAATTAAGAGATTCTGCTGATAAAATTAAAGACAGTTTAAAATATTTAGTTGTTGATGGTATATTCTTCGAAGAATTAGGTATTAAATATATTGGACCGGTTGACGGTCATAATTTTAAAGAACTTGATGAAGCAATATGTGCATCGAAACAAATTAACAAACCTGTAATCATTCATGTTGTAACTAAAAAAGGTAAAGGCTATAAACCTGCCGAAATAGATACAATAGGAACTTGGCACGGCTTAGGGCCATATAAACTTGAAACTGGTGAAGTTATCAAAGGTAAAACTGAAGGTCCAGCATGGAGTGCTTTAATGAGTGATGAAGTGTTGAGTTACGCTAAGAAAGATAAACATATTGTAGCGATAACACCAGCGATGCCTGTTGGTTCTAAATTGACGAAATTCCAACAAGAACTGCCAGAACAATTCTTTGATGTAGGTATAGCTGAACAACATGCTGTAACTATGGCTGCAGGATTAGCTACTCAAGGTATGAAACCGTATGTTGCTATATATTCAACATTTATGCAACGTGCTTATGATCAATTATTACATGATGTTGATAGACAAAACTTAAATGTCTTGTTTGGTGTAGATCGCTCAGGATTAGTTGGTGCTGATGGTGAAACACATCAAGGTGTATTCGATATCGGTTTTCTAAGTCAATTCCCTAATTTCACAATTATGATGCCTAAAGATGGGGACGAAGCTAAAGAAATGGTTAAAACTGCTTTTGAAACAGACCATGGACCTATGGCAATTAGATACCCTAGAGGCAATGCGCCAAGTTTAGATGAAAGTAAACAACATGAAATATTAGAAATAGGCTCTTGGACTAAAGAACGTGAAGGTATTGATATATCACTTATAAGTTATGGTCCAACAGTTGAATTAATAACAGAAGTAGCTGATGATTTATTAAAAGAAGGTATCAATGCTAACGTTATTAACGCAAGATTTATTAAACCTATGGATGAAGAAATGCTTCATGAATTAGGTCAGCTTAATAAACCAATTCTTACTGTTGAAGAATCAATGTTAACAAGTGGATTAGGTAGTAAAATTGCTACATTTATAAAAGATAATGATTATAATAATAAATTACGTAGAATCGGTATAAACGATGAATACATTGAACATGGCGATGTTAATTTACTATTAGAAGATATCGGTATTTCTGCAGCAAATATAAAAGCATTAGCAAAATCATTAATAGATAATCAAAAATAA
- the argR gene encoding transcriptional regulator ArgR yields the protein MANKTMRQIKIREIISNEQIETQEELVRRLNEHDLNITQATISRDIKELQLIKVPAPSGQYIYSLPRDRKYHPIDKLGRYLMDSFVKIDGTDNLLVLKTLPGNAQSIGAIIDQIDWKEVLGTICGDDTCLIICKDKESGEVITDRIFNML from the coding sequence ATGGCAAATAAAACTATGCGTCAAATTAAGATAAGAGAAATTATTTCTAACGAACAAATAGAAACACAAGAAGAATTAGTTAGACGTTTAAATGAGCATGATTTGAATATCACGCAAGCTACAATTTCACGTGATATAAAGGAATTACAATTAATTAAAGTTCCAGCTCCTTCTGGTCAATACATTTATAGTTTACCAAGAGATAGAAAATATCATCCCATTGATAAACTCGGTAGGTATTTAATGGATTCATTTGTAAAAATTGATGGAACTGATAATTTATTAGTTTTAAAGACTTTACCGGGGAATGCACAATCTATAGGTGCAATTATTGACCAAATAGATTGGAAAGAAGTATTAGGTACAATTTGTGGTGATGATACATGTTTAATTATATGTAAAGATAAAGAATCTGGAGAAGTCATCACAGATAGAATTTTCAATATGCTTTAA
- the recN gene encoding DNA repair protein RecN translates to MLQALTIKQFAIIESLEINFSDGLTVLSGETGAGKSIIIDAIGQLVGARASQSFVRHGEQKATIEGVFDIDNVPNVNEILRELDIDFDEDFLFVKREIFASGKSLCKLNNQNVTLSDLKLVMQELLDIHGQHETQVLLKPKYHLTLLDNYADGKYQKEFENYQSAFQSYRTKKQELEKLESQDQALLQRLDLIKFQRDELQDADLKEDELDFLNQEIKKLQNHEKINESLNKAHLLLSSEENITDKIYELNQEIQHINDIIPDKYASFSEELDQMYYTLEDYKHELYNELTSNDFDESLLNEYESRLNVLTDLNRKYGKSIPELIKYRDKIDDEIYKIENYEQSTSQLREEIQDLYQKVMDYGKQLSSKRRKVALKLRDKLVEEVQNLHMKDANIEIAFTKTPPNKSGLEEIEFLISPNKGEPLKSLNKIASGGELSRIMLSLKSIFVSSRGQTAILFDEVDTGVSGRVAQKMAEKMYQISQSLQVICISHLPQVAAISDNHLYITKETVNDRTITSIKQLDGEDKIDEIARMISGVEVTELTRQHAKEMIVQNKK, encoded by the coding sequence ATGTTACAAGCACTTACAATTAAACAATTCGCTATAATTGAATCATTAGAAATAAATTTTTCAGATGGATTAACTGTGTTAAGTGGTGAAACGGGAGCAGGTAAATCAATCATCATAGACGCTATTGGTCAGTTGGTAGGTGCTAGAGCATCACAAAGCTTTGTTAGACATGGTGAGCAAAAAGCAACAATCGAAGGCGTATTTGATATTGATAATGTACCAAACGTAAACGAAATTTTACGGGAATTAGATATAGATTTTGATGAAGATTTTCTTTTCGTTAAAAGAGAAATCTTTGCATCAGGTAAAAGTTTATGTAAATTAAATAATCAAAATGTTACATTATCTGATTTAAAACTTGTGATGCAAGAATTACTGGATATTCATGGTCAGCATGAAACGCAAGTATTATTAAAGCCTAAATATCATCTTACGTTATTAGACAATTATGCAGACGGTAAATATCAAAAGGAATTTGAAAATTATCAATCAGCATTTCAATCTTACCGAACTAAAAAACAAGAACTTGAAAAGTTAGAATCTCAAGATCAAGCTTTATTACAAAGATTAGATTTGATAAAATTCCAACGAGATGAATTACAAGATGCAGATTTAAAAGAGGATGAATTAGACTTTTTAAATCAAGAAATTAAAAAACTTCAAAATCACGAGAAAATCAATGAAAGTCTGAATAAAGCTCACCTATTATTAAGTAGTGAAGAAAATATTACAGATAAAATATATGAACTGAATCAAGAAATACAACACATTAATGACATAATACCAGACAAATATGCTTCTTTTAGCGAAGAATTAGATCAGATGTATTATACTTTGGAAGATTATAAACATGAATTATATAATGAATTAACTTCTAACGATTTTGACGAGTCATTATTAAATGAATATGAATCAAGATTAAACGTTTTAACAGACTTAAATAGAAAATATGGTAAAAGTATTCCAGAACTGATTAAATATAGAGATAAAATTGATGACGAAATTTATAAAATAGAAAACTATGAACAAAGTACATCTCAACTTAGAGAAGAAATTCAAGATTTATATCAGAAAGTAATGGATTACGGGAAACAACTATCTAGCAAAAGAAGAAAAGTTGCATTAAAACTAAGAGATAAATTGGTTGAAGAAGTTCAGAATTTGCACATGAAAGATGCGAATATAGAAATAGCATTTACTAAAACGCCGCCAAACAAATCAGGTTTAGAAGAAATTGAATTTCTAATTAGCCCAAATAAAGGAGAACCACTGAAGAGTTTGAATAAAATAGCTTCTGGTGGTGAACTTTCAAGAATTATGCTTTCACTTAAAAGTATATTCGTATCATCTAGAGGGCAAACTGCTATTTTGTTTGATGAAGTCGATACAGGTGTATCAGGACGTGTTGCTCAAAAAATGGCAGAAAAAATGTATCAAATATCACAATCTCTTCAAGTCATATGTATTTCTCATTTGCCACAAGTGGCAGCAATAAGCGATAATCATTTATATATTACTAAAGAAACAGTTAACGATCGTACAATTACATCTATTAAACAACTAGATGGAGAAGATAAAATTGATGAGATTGCTAGAATGATTTCTGGTGTTGAAGTTACTGAATTAACTAGACAACATGCTAAAGAAATGATTGTCCAGAATAAAAAATAA
- a CDS encoding sporulation initiation factor Spo0A C-terminal domain-containing protein, with protein MVIKIAIIEDSKAYVSEMAEYLKTHDIEIVNIGYNGKEALEILNGEAFDVLLLDLILPHIDGMTLLKQYIKPNKSYKVICMSAFVSDSVLKESVALGVDYFLIKPVEFDVLLNTIYRVLETGESNIADVDAMDLLLEKIGFSYNLNGYKYIKYGVHLLLQHSRNMQITKELYPLISEHFNVQPNNVERSIRHAIKLAWDKDLKTYWYNKEKAYVRPTNGELMMHLYQVNKNIQNKES; from the coding sequence ATGGTTATTAAAATCGCAATAATTGAAGATTCGAAAGCGTACGTCAGCGAAATGGCAGAGTATTTAAAAACACATGATATAGAAATCGTTAATATAGGATACAATGGTAAAGAAGCTCTAGAAATATTAAACGGAGAAGCTTTCGATGTTCTTTTATTAGATTTAATTTTGCCTCATATTGATGGAATGACTTTATTAAAACAATATATTAAACCTAATAAAAGCTACAAAGTCATTTGTATGAGTGCTTTTGTTAGTGATAGTGTATTGAAAGAATCAGTCGCTTTAGGAGTAGACTATTTCCTAATTAAACCAGTTGAATTTGATGTTTTATTAAATACTATATATCGTGTATTAGAAACAGGTGAATCTAATATTGCAGATGTTGATGCAATGGATTTACTTTTAGAAAAGATTGGCTTTTCATATAACTTGAACGGTTATAAATACATTAAATACGGTGTACATTTATTGTTACAACACTCACGTAACATGCAAATTACAAAAGAACTATATCCACTTATTTCAGAACACTTTAATGTACAACCTAACAATGTAGAAAGATCTATAAGACACGCTATAAAATTAGCTTGGGATAAAGACTTAAAAACATACTGGTACAATAAAGAAAAAGCATACGTTCGTCCAACAAACGGAGAACTGATGATGCATTTATATCAAGTGAATAAAAATATACAAAACAAAGAAAGCTAA
- a CDS encoding DUF2627 domain-containing protein produces MQKYIALLILVIPGILAGLGIKWMRDAVFGVLFAPLHFIWLQFLLGFIFFVFGIIFIGGYILHREKKNKRAQEYFLKNNKHKNNEKKKANKS; encoded by the coding sequence ATGCAAAAATACATTGCATTGCTTATTTTAGTTATCCCTGGAATATTAGCTGGCTTAGGAATCAAATGGATGAGAGACGCAGTATTCGGTGTACTCTTCGCACCATTACATTTTATTTGGCTACAATTTTTACTAGGATTCATATTTTTTGTTTTCGGCATTATTTTTATTGGTGGTTATATATTACATCGTGAAAAGAAAAATAAAAGAGCACAAGAATATTTTTTGAAGAATAATAAACATAAGAATAATGAAAAGAAGAAAGCTAACAAATCGTGA
- a CDS encoding phosphate acyltransferase produces MLFKDMINKGQNINATIAVCKSNDEGVIKSIIKGIKNTKANFILFDEEPQDELIRSFNLSHEEFKRIQIIQTEDREHTVSECVKAVHDGKADLIMKGLMSTSTILKEVLKDKYNLKMNRRMSHIALFNIPEYHKMLTISDVAMNIAPDKDAKIDITNNLIENLQKIGIQNPKIAVLSAIEDVNPKMQSSVDAKAVADYFKNKAIEAEVEGPLAFDAAINKRASIIKNIDSNISGNIDGVVVPQIESGNILYKSLVHLSNADVASVIIGAKIPIILTSRSDSSKDKFHSICCALTLV; encoded by the coding sequence ATGCTATTTAAAGATATGATAAATAAAGGCCAAAATATTAATGCTACCATTGCAGTTTGCAAATCTAATGATGAAGGGGTAATTAAATCGATCATTAAAGGTATCAAAAATACTAAAGCAAATTTTATTTTATTTGATGAAGAACCTCAAGACGAATTGATTAGATCATTTAATTTAAGTCATGAAGAATTTAAAAGAATACAAATTATACAAACTGAAGATAGAGAACATACTGTGTCAGAATGTGTAAAAGCTGTTCATGATGGAAAAGCTGACCTAATTATGAAAGGCTTAATGTCTACTTCGACAATATTGAAAGAAGTATTAAAAGATAAATATAATTTAAAAATGAATCGTAGGATGAGTCATATTGCGCTCTTTAACATTCCTGAATATCATAAAATGTTAACTATATCGGATGTCGCTATGAATATAGCACCTGATAAAGATGCAAAAATAGACATTACGAATAATTTGATTGAAAATTTACAAAAGATAGGTATACAAAATCCTAAAATAGCTGTCTTATCTGCGATTGAAGATGTTAATCCAAAAATGCAATCATCCGTCGATGCTAAAGCAGTCGCAGATTATTTTAAAAATAAAGCAATAGAAGCAGAAGTTGAAGGTCCACTAGCTTTTGATGCTGCAATTAATAAAAGAGCTTCTATTATCAAAAATATAGATTCAAATATTTCGGGTAATATTGATGGTGTCGTTGTTCCACAAATAGAAAGTGGTAATATATTATACAAATCACTAGTGCATCTATCAAATGCAGATGTGGCTTCTGTAATTATTGGTGCAAAAATACCAATAATTTTAACATCTCGATCCGATTCTTCTAAAGATAAATTTCATTCAATTTGCTGTGCGTTAACGCTAGTTTAG
- a CDS encoding Glu/Leu/Phe/Val dehydrogenase dimerization domain-containing protein gives MLFETIEKYDYEQIVFCHDKSSGLKAIIAIHDTTLGPALGGCRMWPYKSEEEAINDALRLSRGMTYKNAAAGLNLGGGKTVIIGDPKKDKSEALFRALGRYVESLNGRYITAEDVGTTEADMDIIFEETDYVVGLSESHQSSGNPSPKTSLGVFVSMKRAAKEAFGTDDLNGKTVAVQGVGHVAYDLCKYLHEVGAKLVVTDINQEAVDRVVNDFNATSVSIDEIYDVDADIFAPCALGGVLNDDTIKRLKVKVVCGSANNQLEDINVHGEQLENKGIVYAPDFVTNSGGVINVADELDGYNEVRATANIEKIYDQIDKVFEISKRDKITTARAAEILAEERIDQLMRVRSNFLKSERSIISRGKN, from the coding sequence ATGTTATTTGAAACAATAGAGAAATACGATTATGAGCAAATTGTTTTTTGCCACGATAAAAGTTCTGGGTTAAAAGCGATTATTGCAATTCATGATACAACTTTAGGACCTGCGCTTGGTGGTTGTAGAATGTGGCCATACAAAAGTGAGGAAGAAGCAATTAATGATGCCCTACGTCTTTCAAGAGGTATGACTTATAAAAATGCAGCGGCTGGTTTAAATCTTGGTGGTGGTAAAACAGTTATTATCGGGGATCCAAAAAAAGATAAATCAGAAGCTTTATTTAGAGCACTAGGTAGATATGTAGAAAGTTTAAATGGTAGATATATTACTGCAGAAGATGTTGGAACGACTGAAGCTGATATGGATATTATATTTGAAGAAACGGATTATGTTGTCGGTTTATCTGAAAGTCATCAATCAAGTGGTAATCCAAGTCCTAAAACTTCATTAGGTGTATTTGTATCAATGAAACGTGCAGCTAAAGAAGCTTTCGGTACAGATGATTTAAATGGTAAAACAGTAGCAGTTCAAGGTGTCGGTCATGTTGCATATGACTTATGTAAATATTTACATGAAGTTGGCGCAAAATTAGTCGTTACAGATATTAATCAAGAAGCTGTAGATAGAGTCGTTAATGATTTTAATGCTACAAGTGTTTCTATAGACGAGATTTATGATGTGGATGCTGACATCTTTGCACCATGTGCATTAGGTGGCGTGTTAAACGATGACACAATCAAGAGACTAAAAGTTAAAGTTGTTTGTGGTAGTGCTAATAATCAACTTGAAGATATTAATGTTCACGGCGAACAATTAGAAAACAAAGGTATCGTGTACGCACCTGATTTCGTAACAAACTCTGGTGGTGTAATCAATGTTGCAGATGAACTTGATGGATATAATGAAGTTCGTGCTACTGCTAATATTGAAAAAATATATGACCAAATTGATAAAGTATTTGAAATAAGTAAACGTGATAAAATTACTACAGCGAGAGCAGCAGAAATTTTAGCTGAAGAACGTATCGATCAACTTATGAGAGTTAGAAGTAATTTCTTAAAATCTGAAAGATCAATTATTTCAAGGGGCAAAAATTAA